A region of the Haematobia irritans isolate KBUSLIRL chromosome 5, ASM5000362v1, whole genome shotgun sequence genome:
ttCAAGTTACAATAAATGGAGAAAATTGAACGTCATTATAATAAGTTGTCTTCCTTAAATGAGTATCCGGAGAGTTCTATGTGCCTGAAAAACAAGATGCTGTTGAAAATCGAAAATACACTATTGCGTAGCCATCGTCAACGTGAGACCACCGGTATTAAGAAGCTATACAATTCATTCTTTGTATTGTTTTAATTTCACCGGCTATTGCCGTTACGTTTCGCTCACAATACAACATAACAACATCACGAACAACTTTAAAGAAACCCGTCTTaaacaagaagaaaaataaatatacatttaattttggaaaaaagtacttcataaaaataatataaacacaGAAGATAATAAAAACTTCATCGCAGCATAAGTGTGAAGTAAGAAAGAAATCGTTTCATAGTGAATATATAACAAAACTATAGCTACTATAGTAACATAGTACATTAGTGGAACGTATTGTCGATAAAACCATGTATGGTTGTTAGTAAACCTTTCTTGGGGAAAATGTGAAATTCCAATGTCAAAAAgcaattgaaatagaatttcaaatatataaaatttgattttgttgaTTCTCATCAAAttcaccaaaacaaaaaaaaaacaaagacgaaattaCTAAGAAAAAAACGCTAATTTAGCCACACCGTGTTTCTTGGCGGCCTTCAGTGAACGCCGTCATCGTCATTATTTAACTTTGTCCGTTAAACGTCCATCGTTTTGTTTGTATTCGAGAAAGACTTTGTGACTTAAATCCTGTTTGAAAAGTGCTAAAAGAATCCGTGGCGGTTTGTTAGTGTCCTTTTGTTTGCAACATTAATACTATTGTGTGCGTGTGAATTTGTGTTAGGGGCTAAAGCTCTCGTACGAATGGCTTTATCGGTTGTTGCCAACACCACCCATCAACCAAGTTTTTTCGATTTGCAATCATTATTCGATCCTTATTCGTTACAACAACACCATCAACAAGATATCAAATTCGTCAATAATCACCACCAACATCAAGATTATCATCAAGAACAATCAACACAGCAACAACCTTCATACGTGCAACATATCCACAAATCCACAAAATTGCTTTCAACAGATTCAATGGATTTAAATAGCAGCCACATTAgccacaacaacaacgacagcaACCATAATATATTGCAGGTTTGTGTgtgtatataattttcattgttaattttgtttaaacatCGAGTCCCGTTTGTCCATTTGATACCCATTAGAaatgatatttattttttttagaacatcATTATTGACTTCACGATTAGGTTATAGTGTCACTATAACCTAACCCAATCCATTTTTTCAGGCTCTCTTATTCTTAAAATCTTGCCTAAAATAGCAATTTTAAATGtaaacaagtatttacggccgtaagttcggccaggccgtatcttatgtaccctccaccatggattgcgtagaaacttctacgaaagactgtcatccacaatcgaattacttgggttgtggtatcttaaaacttcttaacatcgttttctaaattgtgagttagtccatacgtggtatatattacacaaaaaaattatgtataggtaagtctacaaataattacgaatcgacatggaaattgaaatatggggttcgcttatatgggggctatatagaattatgaacttaggttaggttaggttaggttaggtggcagcccgatgtatcaggctcacttagactattcagtcctgagtgctgcccgattccatgttaagctcaatgacaagggacctcctttttatagccgagtccgaacggcgttccacattgcagtgaaaccacttagagaagctttgaaaccctcagaaatgtcaccagcattactgaggtggaataatccaccgctgaaaaactttttggtgttcggtcgaagcagaaatcgaacccacgaccttgtgtaagcaagtcgggcatgctaaccattgcaccacggtggtggaattatgaacatgatatggaccaatttttgtgtgattggggatcgatttatctgaggactatatataactatagaccgatatggacctagttaggcatggttgttaatggccatatactagcacaatgtaccaaatttcaactcggatgaaatttgctactccaagaggctccaaaaccaaatctcgggatcggtttatatgggggctatatatgattatggactgatatggaccacttttggcatggttgttaaatatcatatactaccaccacgtaccaaatttcaaccagatcggatgaattttgcttttccaaaaggcacaggaggtcaaatctggggatcggtttatatgggggctatatataattatggaccgatgtgcatggtcattagagaccatatactaacaccatataccaaatttcagccggaacggacgaaatttgcttctcttagaggctccgcaagccaaatcgggggatcagtttatatggggcctatatataattatggacctatgtggaccaatttttgcatggttgttggagaccatatacgaacaccatgtaccaaatttcagccggatcggatgaaatttgcttctcttagaggcctcgcaagccaaatttgggcgtccgtttatatgggggctatacgtaaaagtggaccgatatggcccatttgcaataccatccggcctacatcaataacaactacttgtgccaagtttcaagtcgataggttgtttcgttcggaagttagcgtgattccaacagacggacggacggacgaacgtgctcagatcgactcagaatttcaccacgacccagagaccatatactaacaccatgtaccaaatttcagccggatcagatcaaatttgcttctcttagagcaatcgtaagccaaatttgggggtccgtttatatgggggctatacgtaaaagtggaccgatatggcccattttcaataccatccgacctacatcaataacaactacttgtgccaagtttcaagtcgatatgttgtttcgttcggaagttagcgtgattccaacagacggacggacggatgaacatgctcagatcgactcagaatttcaccacgacccagaatatatatactttatggggtcttagagcaatatttcgatgtgttacaaacggaatgacaaagttaatatacccccatcctatggtggagggtataaaaattgatccactttatcacaattttaatttttttcattataatttattttatattcttttgattttaaaatcttattgaaatacaattagtAGAATAATATGTTATGTTGTACAACGTATTGCAAAAGTTTTTCCCATCTTGTGGAATTCGGATGCTAAAATTCAAACCGGTCCTTAATAGGTTATCCTAGATGTGGTTCTTGAAaaggtgaactctctatttcactaaagtcaatttaactttaacaagtgcaaaaaattaattatctgtaataaatttctttgaatttgtcgaaaaatatttacttatttttgtgatatcggcgtgatgtcagcgtttgtaatactgtttagttaaaattttctaaaaatattcgaaattttctaacatcaatcaaaatttttcttcctagtGTTTTAACTATTTTGTCAGTGTACTAAACAGTCCCAGGACATgttctttggaatgagtccaagtcgtATCCTAACGTGTAAATTGACCCTATCAATCCAACAGATTGAGATTGAAGGATTTTGGTATCCATGGTGCGGTTGAAATGAAGTGAAGAAACTCTTTTTTAAGTCATACTTGGTTGACGGGTACTCAGTGCGATGGGGCTGAGTCCTGTTGAAATATTCGTGGTCTGTGGTCGAATTTTTTGTCTACCCAGGCCTTTGATATTATgtatcttcagaaaattttctctataatatTTCgcccacggtcgatgaatacgagcggagAGCGACCATTGGCTTTTACGGCGACCCACATCATCGGATGCGTTGAAGTcgtggtggccaatcgaaggtgtaaattttcagctaaCCTCTTTGGCAGTTAACCCGTGTATTTCAATCAAATCCGTCCACTTTGTTGGCGCGATGAaacactgccagtatcacggtaatgagcaatggtacgagaaacaaaaaatttatttatatttaaatgctggagggctctAACTACAGCCACTTGTGGTTTTTCAGCCAAAAATATAAAGCAAGCACAGTATCACTCTTGAATTTCATCTCAAATACCAAGTGTGCCCATTTTCCACACTTTTGGATCTTTCCCATAGCTTTTAAACGGTCAGAAATTGTTTGTTGAGCAACATTTAACATTGCTGCCATTTGCTTTTGACTCAAATTGTTATCTCCATCCAATAACGGAGTCTTCAAACTTTCTTGTTTGTCTTccacgttcttcatttctcacatcaaaatctttatttctgaaCTGTTGAAACCATTGTTTGCATGTTTCTTCTGATAGAGCATGATCACCATATGTCTCGACAAGCAGTCGATGCGACCCTGCTGCgcttttcttcaaatgaaaacaaaaaaattaatgctttccgcaaatcatcactttctggtacaaaattcgacatttttaacattatgaaaaaatgtgatgttgtctgttcaatgacttgaaacagacataaaaaaataataataaaggctCGTTCATAACAAATGTTCTCTATCGAGACATTTGTATCTTGTAtcacttcataccggtatacctgataagagtatttctgaatgcaatagaccaAAATGAACTCTCACTCGAATAAATCAGTAAGCTATCAGACGAGTggattagaaatgatagcaacttgaagttggttgcaatacatagcaGCCACCTTTTATACCCCAAATATCATGTTTTCAACTACTCCCCAtttattattggaatcataccATGCATGGTTCCCTTGTTGGCTATTATTGGAACCTAAGCCAAAAGGTCTTTCACTCCTTTTAGATCTGCCGTCGCATCCGCTAATCCGACAGACTTCACCAATTCCTTGGGCACATTTAAAGGAGTTGCTCAGTTTAGCTGGCAATGTACTTGGTTTGCATTTCGGCATTCTCTAAATCTCTTTCTTGACGTCCTTTTGCCAACTTACCACAGAGGTATCGCAGTCTGTCTACACGACTCTTAACATATAggctagtttaggttaggtaaagtatagtggcagcccattatttcagactcacttagtccattgagataccacagtgatgaacttctctcttatcccgatgccatgtttagctcaatgataagggatctcctttttatagccgagttcgaacacagtttcacattgcggtgaaatcaCGTAGAttagctttgaaatactcagaaatgtaaccCGCATTACTgagggggataatccaccacttaaaaactttttggtgttcggttgaagcaggaatcgaaccctctCCCTTAGGGGCTAGCTTTTGCCTTATTTTATAACTACAACGGAaacccaaaattttttcatcttCACTTATTGTAATAccctttaaaaaattgtaatggGTACCTACTACAGTGAGGGTCATATTAGAAGTAATGGGATTAGCAAAATACGTTTGTTCAGATTAAATGACGAATCTACAACAAAAACTATGTGtggcacacacaaaaaataatacgtTCCTCCGCATCCGTTGTCAAAAGAAAATAACGCCCTTGTAAATTGTAACTGAATGATTTTCAAGTCAGAAGCATGTGAACAGATCTATTATCGTCTACATTATCGAATTCATGTACAGTTTTCCAAACTGAAAAGGTAGACGAAAATTAGATGACAGAACCTAATATTTGCGGTCGCCTTTTATCTCTGCTTAAGAAAGGCGAAGATTTTCATTTGCGATTCCAGAGACCTCGAATCAAGATGGTTCTCCTTGACCAACATAACTAATAATGATCTTAATGCGATGGAAATCATTACACCCTTCCTCATAAagttcaaataaaaacaaaatctagcTATTGTCTCTGAGCGCATTTCTTCTCTGTCTCTTCTCTTCTTGCCATTGTATGGGTATGAGTAATGATGTGATAAGAAGATCTCTCCATAGCTACGAATATACTGTATTTCAAATTACCCAGGAGAACTATTTAAATAAACTCAAATTGATATGTGTTAAAGGCATTGGCtgtattgttcttttttttttttgatttttttgttttctttccctcttatttaaaaacaatgaaTTGACTGATTTCAATTTATATTCGTTCTCAATCACTCAGTCGTTTCTTAACAAAGAAGAGGAAAATCTAGCCATCGAGTTATCACAGTGTTCTc
Encoded here:
- the LOC142240273 gene encoding uncharacterized protein LOC142240273, whose translation is MEKIERHYNKLSSLNEYPESSMCLKNKMLLKIENTLLRSHRQRETTGIKKLYNSFFVLF